Proteins found in one Synechococcus sp. LA31 genomic segment:
- a CDS encoding SulP family inorganic anion transporter, with product MVVALGIIPEAIAFSIVAGVDPQVGLFGSICILIVVALMGGRPGMVSACTAGVALLMGGLVQSHGLTYLLAASILAGVFQILWGYLRLAHQMRFVPRAVTVGFVNAIGVLIFLAQLPQLGIGRDGGETIPSLVATGQSIAWPWVWGLVVLGLVLIYGLPRLTRLVPSTLVAILVISGLAEWWQLPIPRVGDLGQLPNALPVFALPEVFASPDTWGIILPTALAISLVGLLQSFLTASVVEDRLDEDADYEAEARAEGVANIVAGLFGGMAGAGMIGQSVINLESGGRYRLSTLTAGVGLLVLVISLSGWLARIPMAALVAVMIMVSISTVNWESFLKMGTIPKSDTSVMLLTLVLALLTRNLAIAVVVGVALAAILFSRKVAKVVDVEAHWLGDDHLHYRVRGQLFFVSTVYFLAGFKQHAHPARVTIDMAEAHVWDQTGMRALDQVIRKLQQAGSRVEVQNLNQESLNLFERISESPDAVLGQG from the coding sequence ATGGTGGTTGCCCTCGGCATCATTCCTGAGGCCATCGCCTTTTCGATCGTGGCCGGCGTGGATCCGCAGGTGGGCTTGTTCGGCTCGATTTGCATTCTGATTGTTGTGGCCTTGATGGGCGGACGGCCCGGCATGGTGTCGGCCTGCACCGCTGGTGTGGCCTTGCTGATGGGTGGCTTGGTGCAATCCCATGGCCTCACTTATCTGCTGGCCGCCTCAATCCTGGCCGGCGTGTTTCAGATTCTCTGGGGTTATCTGCGCTTAGCGCATCAGATGCGTTTTGTGCCCAGGGCTGTCACCGTGGGGTTTGTGAATGCGATTGGGGTGTTGATCTTTCTTGCCCAATTGCCGCAGCTTGGCATTGGCCGCGATGGTGGTGAAACCATTCCGAGCCTGGTGGCCACGGGCCAGAGCATTGCCTGGCCTTGGGTGTGGGGCCTGGTGGTTCTGGGCTTGGTGCTCATTTACGGCTTGCCGCGCCTCACCCGGCTGGTGCCCTCCACGCTGGTGGCCATCCTGGTGATCAGTGGCTTGGCGGAGTGGTGGCAACTGCCGATTCCGCGCGTGGGTGATTTGGGGCAACTTCCCAATGCCTTGCCAGTGTTTGCCCTGCCTGAGGTGTTTGCCTCGCCAGACACCTGGGGCATCATTTTGCCCACTGCCCTGGCGATATCGCTGGTGGGCTTATTGCAGTCGTTCCTCACCGCGAGCGTGGTGGAAGACCGTTTGGATGAAGATGCCGATTACGAGGCTGAGGCCCGCGCCGAAGGCGTCGCCAACATCGTGGCTGGCCTGTTTGGTGGGATGGCGGGCGCCGGCATGATCGGCCAATCGGTGATCAATTTGGAATCGGGAGGTCGTTATCGGCTCTCCACGCTCACCGCTGGCGTGGGCTTGTTGGTGCTGGTGATCTCACTCAGCGGCTGGCTAGCGCGGATCCCGATGGCGGCGTTGGTGGCCGTGATGATCATGGTGTCGATCAGCACCGTGAATTGGGAGTCGTTCCTGAAAATGGGCACGATTCCCAAGAGCGACACCTCTGTGATGCTGCTCACCCTGGTGTTGGCGTTGCTCACCCGCAACCTCGCGATTGCCGTGGTGGTGGGTGTGGCGCTGGCGGCGATCCTGTTCAGCCGCAAGGTGGCCAAGGTGGTGGATGTGGAAGCTCACTGGTTGGGCGACGACCACCTCCACTACCGCGTGCGTGGCCAGCTGTTTTTTGTGAGCACGGTGTATTTCCTGGCCGGTTTTAAGCAGCATGCCCATCCAGCCCGCGTCACGATCGATATGGCCGAGGCGCATGTGTGGGATCAAACCGGCATGCGCGCCCTTGATCAGGTGATTCGCAAACTGCAGCAGGCTGGTTCCCGTGTTGAGGTGCAGAACCTCAACCAGGAAAGCCTCAACCTGTTCGAGCGGATCAGTGAAAGCCCAGACGCAGTGCTGGGCCAGGGCTGA
- a CDS encoding fatty acid desaturase: MPSGILSAALLLVAWLISLFSLLPLDLSQGPMWLVPLMVGVRTALQTGLFITAHDAMHGHLFPSSPRLNHLLGAMLLFLYAGLPYRSCWRKHQRHHWRPGSHLDPDFCCDQAAGIIGWYRRFMAGYLSLAQMMRLLSLWLVLALLISFRHPNGWINLVVVCILPLLLSSLQLFVFGTYLPHRNQQQPGCLEGPLTLAMPAWLSLLACFHFGYHREHHDHPELAWFQLPAEHRRTLALS, from the coding sequence ATGCCCAGCGGAATCCTGTCTGCGGCCCTGCTGCTGGTGGCTTGGCTGATCTCCCTGTTCAGCCTGCTCCCACTGGATCTCAGCCAAGGGCCCATGTGGCTGGTCCCGCTGATGGTTGGGGTTCGCACAGCTTTGCAAACCGGGCTGTTCATCACGGCTCACGATGCGATGCATGGGCATCTTTTCCCGTCCAGCCCTCGGTTGAATCACCTCCTTGGGGCCATGTTGTTGTTTCTTTATGCCGGGCTGCCGTATCGCAGTTGCTGGCGTAAACATCAACGGCACCATTGGCGGCCAGGTAGCCACCTTGATCCAGATTTCTGCTGTGATCAGGCCGCAGGCATCATTGGCTGGTATCGCCGCTTCATGGCTGGCTATCTCTCGCTGGCTCAGATGATGCGCTTGCTGTCGCTGTGGTTGGTGCTTGCGCTGTTGATCAGTTTCCGTCACCCCAATGGTTGGATCAACCTTGTGGTGGTATGTATCTTGCCGCTGTTGCTGAGCTCTTTGCAGTTGTTTGTGTTTGGCACGTATCTGCCGCATCGCAATCAGCAGCAACCTGGTTGCTTGGAGGGTCCGTTAACACTGGCGATGCCGGCTTGGTTGTCGCTTTTGGCTTGTTTTCATTTCGGCTATCACCGTGAGCATCACGACCACCCTGAATTGGCTTGGTTTCAATTGCCCGCTGAGCACCGCCGCACGCTCGCGTTGTCTTGA
- a CDS encoding orange carotenoid-binding protein, producing the protein MFTIDRASKIFPGTLSADVVPAITARFKLLSAEDQLALIWYAYLEMGRTITVAAPAAARMQFAEGVLNQIKAMSFEEQSQVMCDLANRSDTPVGRAYSIWSVNIKLGFWYQLGEWMAAGLVAPIPEGYQLSANAAAVLRSVQEVEQGQQITLLRNFVVDMGFDPDKGEGQRVMEPVAPPTPEELRKKVFIEGVINPTVNSYMDLLNANDFDALIELFLPDGALQPPFQKPIVGRDAVLRFFREDCQNLRLLPERGYAEPAEGDFTQIKVTGKVQTPWFGAGIGMNVAWRFLLSPEGKIYFVAIDLLASPAELLKLGR; encoded by the coding sequence ATGTTTACGATCGATCGCGCCTCCAAGATCTTTCCTGGCACCCTCTCGGCAGATGTTGTTCCTGCCATCACAGCCCGCTTCAAGCTGTTGAGTGCTGAAGATCAACTGGCGCTGATCTGGTACGCCTACCTAGAAATGGGCCGCACGATCACCGTGGCAGCGCCGGCAGCTGCGCGGATGCAATTCGCCGAGGGTGTGCTTAACCAAATCAAAGCCATGAGCTTTGAAGAGCAGAGCCAGGTGATGTGTGATCTGGCGAACCGCTCTGATACGCCCGTTGGCCGGGCTTATTCGATCTGGTCGGTGAACATCAAGCTGGGGTTCTGGTATCAGTTGGGTGAATGGATGGCCGCCGGTCTGGTGGCGCCGATCCCTGAGGGCTATCAGCTCTCCGCCAATGCTGCCGCTGTGTTGCGCTCGGTTCAGGAGGTCGAGCAGGGTCAGCAGATCACCCTGCTGCGCAATTTTGTTGTTGACATGGGCTTTGACCCAGACAAAGGGGAAGGCCAGCGCGTGATGGAGCCGGTTGCTCCTCCCACGCCGGAAGAGCTGCGCAAAAAGGTGTTCATTGAAGGGGTGATCAACCCCACGGTGAATAGCTATATGGATTTGCTCAATGCCAACGACTTTGATGCCTTGATTGAGCTCTTCCTGCCCGATGGCGCCCTGCAACCCCCGTTCCAGAAGCCGATCGTTGGCCGTGACGCTGTTCTGCGCTTCTTCCGTGAGGATTGCCAAAACTTGCGGCTGTTGCCCGAGCGAGGCTATGCCGAGCCGGCCGAGGGTGATTTCACCCAGATCAAGGTCACAGGCAAGGTTCAGACCCCCTGGTTTGGTGCTGGCATCGGCATGAATGTGGCCTGGCGTTTTCTGCTCAGCCCTGAAGGCAAGATCTATTTCGTGGCGATTGATCTGCTGGCATCGCCAGCTGAGCTCCTGAAGCTCGGCCGCTGA
- a CDS encoding inverse autotransporter beta domain-containing protein, translated as MQQTLRLSLALTGAAAMGLASIAQVSAKPVELAQGSAEDLGVMSINLKDVVRPQVGVQAQTQAAGTPNEAGIGGFLPLVVGKNSVFFLDVLANANFSDIKGQSSIVNTDVGGTTISTSSRLGYRWLNGDRSWMYGVNAGYDTRPLTSDGVDTGVAVNHERTDFFQQIAVNAEAVSDLWRLNAYGLIPTGKKEQQLNSVYQGGALDTYGLDIGYNITPVLMASVGYYYQKREEEHVNGSGVLGRLAYAINNGLTLGANLSYDDAFKQRFSADLKWRFNTNNGPGHEQAKTTAVMSALTSTPGHRDVRVHDDDITCYVMPGNFLYCPD; from the coding sequence TTGCAGCAGACTCTTCGCTTGAGCCTTGCGCTAACTGGTGCCGCTGCTATGGGACTGGCATCCATCGCTCAGGTGAGCGCCAAGCCTGTGGAGCTGGCTCAGGGGTCAGCAGAAGACCTTGGCGTGATGAGCATCAACCTCAAGGATGTCGTCAGACCCCAGGTCGGTGTCCAGGCACAGACCCAAGCAGCTGGAACCCCAAATGAGGCTGGCATTGGTGGCTTCTTGCCATTGGTGGTGGGGAAGAACAGCGTTTTCTTCCTTGATGTGCTGGCGAATGCCAATTTCTCCGACATCAAGGGACAGTCCAGCATCGTCAACACCGATGTCGGAGGCACCACCATCTCCACCTCATCGCGCCTGGGCTACCGCTGGCTCAATGGTGATCGCAGTTGGATGTATGGCGTCAATGCAGGCTATGACACCCGACCGCTGACATCAGATGGTGTTGACACGGGAGTTGCTGTCAACCATGAGCGCACAGACTTCTTCCAGCAGATTGCCGTCAATGCAGAAGCGGTGTCTGATCTGTGGCGCTTGAATGCCTACGGACTGATCCCGACCGGCAAAAAAGAGCAACAACTCAACAGCGTCTATCAAGGCGGAGCACTGGATACCTACGGCCTGGACATCGGTTACAACATCACGCCTGTGCTGATGGCAAGCGTTGGCTACTACTACCAGAAGCGAGAAGAGGAGCATGTCAATGGATCAGGCGTTTTGGGAAGGCTGGCGTATGCCATCAACAACGGTCTAACGCTGGGTGCCAACCTGTCTTATGACGATGCCTTCAAGCAACGCTTCTCCGCTGATCTTAAGTGGCGGTTTAATACAAACAATGGTCCTGGTCACGAGCAGGCCAAAACAACGGCTGTTATGAGTGCTCTAACATCAACTCCGGGGCATCGCGACGTGCGAGTGCATGATGACGACATCACTTGCTACGTCATGCCAGGAAACTTCTTGTACTGCCCTGATTGA
- a CDS encoding metal ABC transporter solute-binding protein, Zn/Mn family produces the protein MGSAALVGLVLAAAPPPSVVSVDGVLCDITRSLVQSDARVTCLVPPGADPHGMALRGSDRQALSTARLVLVNGYNLTPAMNRIRVSAPVVAVAERATPGHPAKDPHVWHDPGLTSAMVRESATALRPLLGAAKAGALQRRSQAMQAVLNQLGSWSAAQLQTVPSAQRVLVTEHRAFSAFARRYGIRELPVIDDFASGGTLRPSSLGAISRAIRQSGTKAIFAEALPPSKTLRRISSVSGVAIAKQPLYADGLAPGTSLIQTATANVCTFVTAQGGRCDQRTASALQQQWAAIR, from the coding sequence ATGGGTTCCGCTGCCCTGGTTGGGCTTGTGCTTGCCGCGGCGCCGCCGCCATCGGTGGTTTCTGTGGATGGCGTGCTGTGCGACATCACGCGGTCACTCGTGCAGAGCGACGCTCGGGTGACGTGCCTGGTTCCACCCGGAGCTGATCCCCATGGCATGGCTCTGCGCGGTTCAGATCGTCAGGCGCTGAGCACCGCTCGCCTGGTGTTGGTGAATGGCTACAACCTCACGCCGGCGATGAACCGGATTCGTGTCAGTGCTCCTGTGGTGGCCGTTGCTGAACGCGCCACCCCAGGTCACCCAGCCAAGGATCCACACGTGTGGCACGACCCAGGGCTCACCAGTGCCATGGTCCGCGAGAGCGCCACTGCACTGAGGCCTCTCCTTGGAGCAGCAAAAGCTGGAGCACTGCAGCGACGCAGCCAGGCCATGCAGGCCGTGTTGAATCAACTGGGGAGTTGGAGCGCAGCGCAGCTGCAGACGGTTCCCTCTGCTCAGCGTGTTCTGGTCACTGAGCACCGAGCGTTTTCAGCTTTTGCACGTCGCTATGGCATCCGTGAACTGCCGGTGATCGATGACTTTGCGTCGGGGGGGACTCTGAGACCCTCGAGCCTGGGGGCCATCAGCCGGGCCATCCGCCAATCAGGCACAAAAGCAATCTTCGCTGAGGCGTTGCCACCGTCCAAAACGCTTCGGCGCATCAGTTCTGTCAGCGGTGTCGCCATCGCCAAGCAACCGCTCTACGCCGATGGGCTGGCACCCGGGACATCGCTGATTCAAACAGCTACGGCCAATGTCTGCACCTTTGTGACCGCGCAAGGAGGCCGATGTGATCAACGCACAGCCTCTGCGCTGCAACAACAATGGGCTGCGATCCGATGA
- a CDS encoding helix-turn-helix domain-containing protein, producing MQIVAKVRQYFGLHFQESIDISQLPALLGISKNCLDLSFMQVRGISLSQALQEHRLNKLFAALTDQPRQGLGHAIEACGLGQTKGVVALFEQAFGIEMPLFMLTCRRAADDRLFRKDHQDADALVLPT from the coding sequence ATGCAGATTGTCGCCAAAGTCCGTCAGTACTTTGGCCTCCACTTTCAAGAGTCAATTGACATCAGTCAATTACCTGCTCTTCTTGGCATCAGCAAGAACTGCCTGGATCTGAGTTTTATGCAGGTGCGTGGGATCAGCCTGTCACAAGCCTTGCAGGAACACCGTCTCAACAAGCTGTTTGCCGCACTCACTGATCAGCCTCGTCAAGGACTGGGCCATGCTATTGAGGCATGCGGTCTGGGCCAGACCAAAGGTGTTGTGGCGCTGTTTGAGCAGGCGTTTGGGATTGAGATGCCACTGTTTATGCTGACGTGTCGTCGTGCAGCTGATGATCGTTTATTTCGCAAAGATCATCAGGATGCCGATGCATTGGTGTTGCCAACATGA
- a CDS encoding RNA-binding protein codes for MTIYVGNLSFDAEVEDLQHLFAEYGSVSKCSLPLDRETGRKRGFAFVDMAEASAETKAISDLQDVEWMGRSIRVNKAEPRPTPALGNSRW; via the coding sequence ATGACAATTTACGTTGGGAACCTCTCCTTCGATGCCGAAGTTGAGGACCTTCAACACCTCTTTGCGGAGTACGGCTCCGTCAGCAAGTGCAGTTTGCCGCTTGATCGCGAAACAGGTCGTAAGCGGGGCTTCGCTTTTGTGGATATGGCAGAGGCCAGTGCAGAAACCAAAGCCATCTCCGACCTTCAGGACGTGGAGTGGATGGGCCGGTCGATCCGGGTGAATAAGGCCGAGCCTCGTCCCACACCAGCGCTCGGCAACAGCCGCTGGTGA
- a CDS encoding chlorophyll a/b-binding protein, with protein MTQSSGRFGFVEFAETWNGRLAMLGFVIGLGTELLTGQGVLSQIGLG; from the coding sequence ATGACACAATCTTCTGGACGCTTTGGTTTTGTTGAATTTGCTGAGACCTGGAATGGCCGTCTTGCCATGCTCGGATTTGTGATTGGCCTTGGCACCGAGCTGCTCACGGGCCAGGGAGTCTTGTCCCAGATCGGTCTCGGTTGA
- a CDS encoding chlorophyll a/b-binding protein encodes MTNPPTNDKWYQDRAIQQIHLEQLKSVELFNGRAAMLGIVIGIITEGLTGTGIAHQIGLGALVDGYAACRTQFLPFCF; translated from the coding sequence ATGACAAACCCTCCCACCAACGACAAGTGGTATCAAGACCGCGCCATTCAGCAGATCCATCTGGAACAACTGAAAAGCGTTGAGCTGTTCAACGGCCGCGCCGCCATGCTCGGGATCGTGATCGGCATCATCACCGAGGGGCTTACAGGTACCGGTATTGCCCATCAGATCGGCCTTGGCGCTCTAGTCGACGGCTACGCCGCCTGCCGCACACAGTTTCTACCCTTCTGCTTTTGA
- a CDS encoding plasma-membrane proton-efflux P-type ATPase, with amino-acid sequence MNDCSGLSCQEAVVRLARYGPNELPHHKRQAWKLFLGQLWDPIAWMIELAALLSALVRDWSDLALILVLLAANAVVGFWEEFKAGNEVAALQAQLAQEARVCRDGSWMMIGVSELVPGDLIRLRIGDIVPADAQLCNGGPVELDQSPLTGESLPVEVTAGGDALSGAIMRRGEADALVTATGVDTFIARTARLVEAAPPVSHFQRAVLKIGDYLIAIALALITLILLVALFRGHAMVESLRFALVLCVASIPVAMPTVLSVTLAVGAEKLARRHAVVTRLSAIEELAGLDVLCSDKTGTLTQNLLRLGDAFCAEGCSNDRLIRAAALASRSEDRDPIDTAVLESPLLPDVIQGWRITAFQPFDPVVKRTEASVISPDGQSLRVCKGAPQVLLNMASTTPALRAEVDSAIAAFAARGFRSLAVAEAGGGPEGDQPWQFLGVLPLFDPPRGDSRSTLDGLKQLGVQIKLITGDQLAIAREMAGQLGLGTNILSTTQLGSQQVEQADGFAQVFPEHKYKIVEELQRLDHLVGMTGDGVNDAPALKRADAGIAVSGATDAARSAADIVLLTPGLDVLVHAIRESRRIFQRMQHYAIYRIAETIRVLVFMTLSILVFDFYPLSALMIVLLALLNDGAILSIAYDRTQGQPQPVRWQMPLVLGVSTALGLCGVVSSFGLLYLAELSWQLAPELIRTMLYLKLSVAGHLTVFVARTVGPFWSVRPALPLLLAVLGTQLVATLFAATGVLMTPIGWSWALLVWSYSLVWFLIEDRVKHLSYRLFAH; translated from the coding sequence ATGAATGACTGCAGCGGCCTGTCTTGCCAAGAAGCAGTTGTGCGCTTGGCTCGTTATGGCCCCAATGAATTACCTCATCACAAGAGGCAGGCCTGGAAACTCTTTCTGGGCCAATTGTGGGATCCCATCGCTTGGATGATCGAACTCGCAGCACTGCTGTCGGCTTTGGTGCGTGATTGGAGCGATCTAGCTTTGATTTTGGTGCTCCTTGCGGCGAACGCCGTGGTGGGCTTCTGGGAAGAATTCAAAGCCGGCAATGAAGTGGCTGCGCTGCAGGCTCAACTGGCCCAAGAGGCTCGTGTCTGCAGAGATGGGAGCTGGATGATGATTGGAGTCAGTGAGCTGGTGCCAGGCGATCTGATTCGTTTGCGCATCGGAGATATTGTTCCTGCCGACGCTCAGCTGTGCAACGGCGGCCCGGTTGAGCTTGATCAATCACCACTCACTGGTGAATCATTGCCGGTGGAAGTCACGGCTGGAGGGGATGCTCTCAGTGGAGCCATCATGCGCCGTGGTGAGGCTGATGCCCTCGTTACGGCAACTGGAGTTGATACGTTCATTGCTCGTACAGCGCGGCTAGTCGAAGCGGCGCCACCTGTGAGTCACTTCCAGCGTGCGGTACTCAAGATCGGCGATTACTTGATCGCGATCGCCCTTGCCCTAATCACCCTCATTCTGTTAGTGGCCCTGTTTCGTGGCCACGCCATGGTGGAGAGCCTGCGTTTTGCGTTGGTGCTTTGCGTGGCATCGATTCCAGTTGCGATGCCCACCGTTTTATCGGTCACCTTGGCTGTAGGTGCAGAGAAACTGGCCCGTCGCCATGCCGTGGTAACACGTCTTTCAGCGATTGAGGAACTGGCGGGTTTGGATGTTCTCTGCTCCGATAAGACAGGGACATTGACCCAGAATCTTCTTCGTCTGGGTGATGCATTCTGCGCAGAAGGTTGTTCTAATGACCGTTTGATTCGGGCTGCAGCGCTTGCATCTCGCTCCGAGGATCGCGACCCGATTGATACGGCGGTGCTCGAGTCGCCCTTGTTGCCTGATGTGATCCAAGGTTGGCGGATCACCGCTTTTCAGCCATTTGATCCGGTCGTTAAACGCACCGAAGCCAGCGTGATCAGTCCCGATGGGCAGTCGTTGCGTGTCTGTAAGGGAGCGCCTCAGGTGTTGCTGAATATGGCGTCCACAACACCAGCTCTGCGCGCGGAGGTTGATTCCGCCATTGCGGCGTTTGCTGCAAGGGGGTTTCGCTCCTTAGCGGTTGCCGAAGCCGGCGGCGGCCCGGAAGGGGATCAGCCTTGGCAATTTCTGGGGGTGTTGCCTTTGTTTGATCCGCCCCGCGGCGACAGTCGCAGCACACTCGACGGATTGAAGCAACTGGGCGTTCAGATCAAGCTGATCACCGGTGATCAGCTGGCCATTGCTAGAGAAATGGCCGGCCAGCTTGGCTTGGGAACCAACATTCTGTCGACCACTCAGCTTGGCAGTCAACAAGTTGAGCAAGCGGATGGCTTTGCTCAGGTCTTTCCTGAGCATAAGTACAAGATTGTTGAAGAACTCCAGCGCCTTGATCATTTGGTTGGGATGACAGGCGATGGCGTGAATGATGCACCGGCGTTGAAACGTGCTGATGCAGGTATTGCCGTTTCAGGTGCAACCGATGCGGCTCGTAGTGCTGCAGACATTGTGTTGCTTACGCCGGGTCTCGATGTCTTGGTGCACGCCATCCGCGAGAGCAGGCGCATTTTTCAGAGGATGCAGCATTACGCGATCTACCGCATTGCTGAAACGATCCGTGTGCTGGTTTTTATGACTCTTTCGATTCTTGTTTTCGATTTCTATCCACTCTCTGCTCTGATGATCGTGCTGCTGGCACTTCTCAATGATGGCGCAATCTTATCGATTGCGTATGACCGCACCCAAGGGCAACCTCAGCCTGTGCGGTGGCAGATGCCGCTGGTGTTGGGTGTCTCGACGGCTCTTGGGCTTTGTGGTGTTGTGTCCTCGTTTGGCTTGCTGTATCTAGCGGAGCTGAGCTGGCAGCTTGCTCCTGAGTTGATTCGCACGATGTTGTATCTCAAGCTCTCTGTGGCGGGGCATCTCACTGTTTTTGTGGCTCGGACAGTGGGACCGTTCTGGTCAGTTCGGCCGGCACTCCCACTATTGTTAGCAGTCTTGGGAACCCAGCTTGTCGCCACGTTGTTTGCTGCAACGGGGGTCTTGATGACACCAATTGGCTGGAGTTGGGCGCTTTTAGTGTGGAGTTATTCGTTGGTGTGGTTTCTGATCGAAGATCGGGTGAAGCATCTCTCCTACCGGCTCTTCGCCCATTGA
- a CDS encoding helix-turn-helix domain-containing protein — protein sequence MIEQATLWVSTPELCTQLQVSRSSLRRWVHSGLLREGQHWVRMNPCCPRSDQLWQPERCAVQINRQRPHYRR from the coding sequence ATGATCGAGCAGGCAACCCTTTGGGTATCCACACCTGAGCTGTGCACGCAGCTCCAGGTCAGCCGCTCCTCCCTGCGCCGTTGGGTGCACAGCGGCCTCCTACGAGAAGGGCAGCACTGGGTTCGGATGAACCCGTGCTGCCCGCGCTCCGATCAGTTGTGGCAGCCCGAGCGCTGCGCCGTGCAGATCAACCGGCAGCGGCCTCACTACCGCCGCTGA
- a CDS encoding gamma carbonic anhydrase family protein → MPDQPWPQPTVHPDAWVADSAVLIGDVHLAAGASLWPTAVARGDVCAISIGEGSNVQDGAVLHGDPGQPVTIGADVTIGHRAVVHGATLDDGCLIGIGAVVLNGVTVGAGALVAAGAVVTKNVPPRAVVMGAPAQPKRELSEEQAAEQREHARRYRKLAMAHAGRSSDLGFAPAP, encoded by the coding sequence ATGCCTGATCAGCCCTGGCCTCAACCCACGGTGCATCCCGATGCGTGGGTGGCCGACTCGGCCGTGCTGATCGGCGATGTGCACCTGGCCGCCGGAGCAAGCCTCTGGCCCACCGCCGTCGCCCGCGGCGACGTGTGTGCCATCAGCATCGGGGAAGGAAGCAACGTGCAAGACGGCGCGGTGCTGCACGGCGACCCGGGCCAACCGGTCACGATCGGCGCCGACGTGACCATTGGCCACCGGGCTGTGGTGCACGGCGCCACGCTGGATGACGGCTGCCTGATCGGCATCGGCGCCGTGGTGCTCAACGGGGTCACAGTGGGCGCCGGCGCCCTGGTGGCAGCGGGGGCTGTGGTGACCAAGAACGTGCCGCCGCGGGCTGTGGTGATGGGGGCACCGGCCCAACCCAAGCGCGAACTGAGTGAGGAGCAAGCGGCAGAGCAGCGCGAACACGCCCGCCGCTACCGAAAGCTGGCCATGGCCCATGCGGGCCGCTCCAGCGATCTGGGTTTCGCGCCGGCGCCGTGA
- a CDS encoding photosystem II protein Y produces MDARLLLVVTPIALAAGWAAFNIGRAAIGQLQLMLKRANG; encoded by the coding sequence ATGGACGCACGGCTCCTGCTCGTTGTGACCCCGATCGCTCTGGCCGCTGGCTGGGCTGCGTTCAACATCGGCCGCGCTGCCATCGGCCAGCTGCAGCTGATGCTCAAGCGAGCCAACGGCTGA